A section of the Metabacillus endolithicus genome encodes:
- a CDS encoding carbohydrate ABC transporter permease, which translates to MVTANEKVVKKKRFLSEEKKDMISGYLYVSPFFIIFAVIGLYPALFSLYLAFQKWNGLSLEFAGLNNFKIVLEDPLFWKSLYNTIVIGLMGTAPQLIIGIILAFLLNLSFLRFRNFFRVTIFMPYITSMVAVNLIFSVLFSNHETSLANYVLGVFGFDPVSWASSEWGTKIAISIMVFWRWVGYNTIIYLAGLQSISNDLYEAATIDGANKFQQMLYITMPMLKPFIILTVFFSTVGALQLFAEPTVFLGASAFTRDEAMTVVMYLYRDAFKLQSFGTASATAVILLFIIIIFSAINTLVTSGKIGRKKEVAK; encoded by the coding sequence ATGGTTACTGCAAATGAAAAAGTAGTCAAAAAGAAAAGGTTTCTATCAGAAGAAAAGAAAGACATGATTTCTGGCTATCTTTATGTTTCACCTTTCTTTATCATCTTTGCTGTTATTGGTTTATATCCGGCGTTATTCAGTTTATATCTAGCTTTCCAAAAATGGAATGGGTTAAGCCTGGAGTTTGCTGGGTTAAATAACTTCAAAATTGTATTAGAAGATCCACTATTTTGGAAATCTTTATATAACACAATTGTTATTGGATTAATGGGTACTGCCCCTCAATTAATTATTGGGATTATCCTTGCATTTCTATTAAATCTATCGTTTCTCCGCTTTAGAAATTTCTTCCGAGTTACGATCTTCATGCCATATATTACGTCAATGGTTGCAGTAAACCTCATTTTTAGTGTGTTATTTAGTAATCACGAAACTTCCTTAGCCAATTATGTACTAGGCGTGTTTGGATTTGATCCGGTTAGCTGGGCTTCATCTGAATGGGGTACAAAAATTGCAATCTCCATCATGGTATTTTGGAGATGGGTTGGTTACAACACAATCATTTATCTAGCGGGTCTTCAAAGTATTTCAAATGACCTGTATGAAGCAGCAACAATTGATGGTGCAAATAAGTTCCAACAAATGCTTTATATTACAATGCCGATGTTAAAGCCGTTTATCATTTTAACTGTTTTCTTCTCAACAGTTGGTGCACTGCAATTATTCGCTGAACCAACAGTATTCTTAGGTGCATCAGCCTTTACAAGAGATGAAGCTATGACAGTTGTTATGTATCTGTATCGTGATGCGTTTAAATTACAATCATTTGGTACAGCATCTGCAACAGCCGTTATCTTGTTATTTATCATCATTATCTTCTCTGCAATTAATACGTTAGTAACATCTGGAAAAATCGGTAGAAAAAAGGAGGTAGCTAAATAA
- the icmF gene encoding fused isobutyryl-CoA mutase/GTPase IcmF gives MTITEVYKPKHAVRFVTASSLFDGHDASINIMRRILQASGAEVIHLGHNRSVEEIVAAAIQEDVQGIAISSYQGGHVEFFKYMYDLLHEKGADHIRLYGGGGGVIIPREIKELHDYGIAKIFSPDDGRELGLQGMINHMLRECDFSTVEKGEISLDDVKEGETKAVAKLISCAEAKVFKQEITEAADNLIREAKTLNAKTPVIGITGTGGAGKSSLTDELIRRFLNELASVKIAILSVDPTKQKTGGALLGDRIRMNAIFSPRVFMRSLATRQSKSELSLAIQDAISIVKAAGFDLVIVETSGIGQGDAEIAEICDLSMYVMTSEFGAPSQLEKIDMLDYADVVVINKFERKGSEDAKRQVQKQVQRSRMLFDQPLDEMPVYGTIASQFNDLGTNTLFAKLLELINEKTNLDWQTSLPVVKDVEKQNVIIPPERRYYLREISETVRNYHRHSEEQAELATKRFQLKGALETLIEQETNEEVILSLKNVLNSLEEKLTPQSKALLNSWEETKEKYAQEQFTTVIRNKEIVTKLRTTSLSGLSIAKVSLPKYKNDGDVLNWLYKENVPGSFPYTAGVFPFKREGEDPKRQFAGEGTPARTNRRFHYLSKDDDAKRLSTAFDSVTLYGEDPAYRPDIYGKIGESGVSICTLDDMKKLYDGFDLCAPSTSVSMTINGPAPIILAMFMNTAIEQQVSKKEAELGRSLTMEEYDEVKAYTLQTVRGTVQADILKEDQGQNTCIFSTEFALRLMGDIQQYFIDQKVRNYYSVSISGYHIAEAGANPISQLAFTLSNGFTYVEYYLSRGMDIDSFAPNLSFFFSNGLDPEYTVIGRVARRIWATVMRDKYGANERSQKLKYHVQTSGRSLHAQEIDFNDIRTTLQALMALHDNCNSLHTNAYDEAITTPTEESVRRAMAIQMIITKEHGLTKNENPLQGSFIIEELTDLVEEAVLQEFDRINERGGVLGAMETQYQRGKIQDESMHYEMKKHTGELPIIGVNTYLNPNPPSQDMMDNMELARASKEEKETQIQNLKTFQQTHEHKVEEALLNLKNKAIHNGNIFAELMETVKVASLGQITQALYEVGGQYRRNM, from the coding sequence ATGACAATAACAGAGGTTTACAAACCAAAGCATGCTGTCCGCTTTGTCACAGCATCAAGCTTGTTTGATGGACACGATGCTTCCATTAATATTATGCGACGAATTCTACAAGCAAGTGGAGCGGAAGTTATTCATCTTGGACATAATCGTTCGGTCGAAGAAATTGTGGCTGCGGCAATCCAGGAGGATGTTCAGGGAATCGCAATTTCATCTTATCAAGGTGGACACGTGGAATTTTTTAAATACATGTACGATCTTCTCCACGAAAAAGGAGCAGATCATATTCGTCTTTATGGCGGCGGCGGAGGGGTCATTATTCCTCGAGAAATAAAAGAGCTCCATGATTATGGAATTGCGAAAATTTTCTCTCCTGATGACGGGCGCGAGCTTGGTCTTCAGGGCATGATCAACCATATGCTAAGAGAGTGCGATTTTTCAACCGTTGAAAAGGGAGAAATCTCTTTGGACGATGTGAAAGAAGGAGAAACAAAAGCGGTTGCTAAACTTATCTCATGTGCAGAAGCGAAAGTGTTTAAACAAGAAATCACAGAAGCAGCAGACAACCTAATTCGTGAAGCAAAAACGTTAAATGCGAAAACACCTGTGATCGGGATTACAGGTACAGGCGGCGCTGGGAAGAGTTCACTAACCGATGAATTGATTCGACGTTTTTTAAATGAGTTAGCATCGGTTAAGATCGCCATATTGTCAGTTGATCCAACAAAGCAAAAAACGGGTGGAGCACTGCTTGGAGATCGAATTCGAATGAATGCCATTTTTTCTCCACGAGTGTTTATGAGAAGCTTGGCAACGCGACAATCAAAGTCTGAGCTATCATTGGCCATTCAAGATGCGATCTCTATTGTAAAAGCAGCAGGCTTTGATCTGGTAATCGTCGAAACAAGCGGTATTGGTCAAGGTGATGCAGAAATCGCCGAGATATGTGATTTATCGATGTACGTGATGACAAGTGAATTTGGGGCACCGTCTCAATTAGAAAAAATTGATATGCTCGATTATGCTGATGTGGTCGTTATCAATAAATTTGAGCGTAAAGGCTCTGAAGATGCGAAGCGCCAAGTGCAAAAGCAGGTGCAGCGCAGTCGGATGCTTTTCGATCAGCCGCTAGATGAGATGCCTGTTTACGGCACAATTGCCAGTCAGTTTAACGATTTAGGCACAAACACTCTATTCGCAAAACTACTAGAGTTAATCAATGAAAAAACGAATCTAGACTGGCAAACCTCTCTTCCGGTTGTAAAAGATGTAGAAAAGCAAAACGTGATTATCCCACCTGAACGCCGTTATTACTTAAGAGAAATCAGTGAGACTGTTCGAAACTATCATCGTCACTCAGAGGAACAAGCAGAGCTTGCGACAAAAAGATTTCAACTAAAAGGTGCGCTTGAAACTCTTATTGAACAGGAAACAAACGAAGAAGTGATTTTATCGTTAAAAAACGTTCTGAATTCTCTTGAGGAAAAGCTAACACCTCAATCAAAAGCATTGCTAAATAGCTGGGAAGAAACGAAGGAAAAATATGCTCAAGAGCAATTTACAACGGTTATTCGCAATAAGGAAATTGTCACAAAGCTTAGAACCACTTCCCTGTCAGGATTATCTATAGCGAAAGTATCATTGCCAAAATATAAAAATGACGGTGATGTTCTCAATTGGCTTTATAAAGAAAATGTACCAGGCTCTTTTCCATATACAGCTGGTGTGTTCCCGTTTAAACGGGAAGGAGAAGATCCGAAAAGGCAGTTTGCTGGTGAAGGAACTCCAGCCCGTACGAACCGCCGTTTTCATTATTTATCAAAAGATGATGACGCAAAACGCTTAAGCACAGCATTTGATTCAGTAACGCTATACGGAGAAGATCCAGCTTACCGCCCTGACATTTACGGAAAAATCGGCGAAAGTGGAGTAAGCATTTGTACATTAGATGATATGAAAAAGCTTTATGATGGCTTTGATTTATGCGCGCCTTCGACCTCTGTTTCAATGACGATCAACGGTCCAGCTCCAATCATTTTAGCGATGTTCATGAATACTGCAATTGAGCAACAGGTGAGCAAAAAAGAAGCTGAGCTTGGACGCTCGTTAACAATGGAAGAATATGATGAAGTAAAAGCCTACACTCTTCAAACAGTAAGAGGAACCGTGCAAGCTGATATTTTAAAAGAAGATCAAGGACAAAACACATGTATTTTTTCAACAGAGTTTGCTCTTCGTTTAATGGGGGATATTCAGCAATACTTTATTGATCAAAAGGTACGAAATTATTACTCTGTTTCCATTTCTGGCTATCATATCGCAGAAGCAGGAGCAAATCCAATTTCACAATTAGCCTTTACGCTCTCAAATGGGTTTACGTATGTGGAATATTACCTGAGCAGAGGAATGGATATTGATTCATTTGCACCTAACTTATCGTTTTTCTTTAGCAATGGACTCGATCCGGAATATACCGTTATCGGTCGCGTTGCCCGGAGAATATGGGCAACCGTTATGCGCGACAAATACGGCGCCAACGAACGAAGCCAAAAACTAAAATACCATGTTCAAACATCAGGGCGCTCACTGCATGCCCAGGAAATTGATTTTAACGACATTCGCACAACCCTTCAAGCGCTAATGGCCCTGCATGATAATTGTAATTCATTACACACAAATGCCTATGATGAGGCGATCACAACGCCAACAGAAGAATCTGTTCGCCGCGCAATGGCCATTCAAATGATCATCACAAAAGAACATGGCTTAACTAAAAATGAAAATCCTTTGCAAGGCTCATTTATTATTGAAGAGTTAACAGACTTAGTAGAAGAAGCAGTACTTCAGGAGTTCGACCGCATTAATGAACGCGGCGGTGTACTAGGCGCAATGGAAACACAATATCAACGCGGCAAAATCCAGGATGAATCGATGCATTACGAAATGAAAAAACACACAGGTGAACTGCCGATCATCGGTGTAAACACATACCTAAATCCAAATCCACCATCACAAGACATGATGGACAACATGGAACTCGCCCGTGCATCAAAAGAAGAAAAAGAAACGCAAATCCAAAACTTAAAAACCTTCCAACAAACACACGAGCACAAAGTTGAAGAAGCACTGTTGAACCTAAAAAACAAAGCCATCCACAACGGCAACATCTTTGCCGAACTAATGGAAACTGTAAAAGTAGCCAGCCTTGGCCAAATTACGCAGGCATTATATGAAGTTGGGGGACAATATAGAAGGAATATGTAG
- a CDS encoding 3-hydroxybutyryl-CoA dehydrogenase, translating into MNIQKIMVIGAGQMGSGIAQVCAMAGFQVILHDMKQDIAEKGLSFIQKQLQRQVEKGKLSEQDKVKTLQRLTPSASIEDAKEVDFIIEAVIEKMEVKTSLFKQLDTLAPEQVILATNTSSLPITEIAAATNRPDRVIGMHFMNPVPVMKLVEIIRGLATSDEVYQQIEDLTKKLNKTPVEVKDFPGFVSNRILMPMINEAIFTVYEGVAEPEAVDEVMKLGMNHPMGPLTLADFIGLDTCLYIMETLHEGFGDDKYRPCPLLRKYVKAGWLGKKSGRGFYQYS; encoded by the coding sequence ATGAACATTCAAAAAATCATGGTGATCGGTGCTGGACAAATGGGCTCAGGCATTGCCCAAGTATGTGCCATGGCAGGCTTTCAAGTGATACTTCATGATATGAAACAGGATATAGCTGAAAAAGGTTTAAGTTTTATTCAAAAGCAATTGCAAAGGCAAGTGGAAAAGGGAAAGCTTTCTGAGCAGGATAAGGTTAAAACTCTTCAAAGACTAACACCTTCTGCTTCCATTGAAGATGCTAAAGAAGTTGATTTCATTATCGAGGCTGTTATTGAAAAAATGGAAGTGAAAACATCGCTATTTAAGCAACTCGATACTCTTGCGCCAGAACAGGTTATTTTGGCAACAAACACTTCTTCCTTACCAATCACAGAAATTGCTGCAGCTACGAATAGACCAGACCGCGTGATTGGCATGCATTTTATGAATCCTGTTCCTGTGATGAAACTGGTTGAAATTATCCGCGGTCTTGCAACATCTGATGAAGTTTATCAGCAAATTGAAGATCTTACGAAAAAATTAAATAAAACACCTGTTGAGGTAAAAGATTTCCCAGGCTTTGTTTCCAACCGCATTTTAATGCCAATGATCAATGAAGCGATTTTCACGGTGTATGAAGGAGTGGCAGAGCCAGAAGCAGTGGATGAAGTGATGAAGCTTGGGATGAACCATCCAATGGGTCCATTAACTTTAGCAGACTTCATCGGATTAGACACATGCTTATACATTATGGAAACACTCCACGAAGGCTTTGGGGATGATAAATACCGCCCATGTCCATTGCTACGGAAATATGTAAAAGCAGGGTGGCTTGGGAAAAAATCTGGTAGAGGGTTTTATCAGTATTCCTAG
- a CDS encoding TetR/AcrR family transcriptional regulator yields MDKREVVASVKDEKLIEKRREQMIKGAVNLFKEKGFHRTTTREIARSAGFSIGTLYEYIRQKEDVLYLVCDSIYDQVHARLEEDIDTKQGTIESLKRAIHNYFIVMDEMQDEVLVMYQEVKSLSKDALPYVLKKEMEMVGMFKKIVKDCVQNGELMLSDPECDLIAHNIFVKGQMWGFRRWALHKMYTLEDYIELQTKVILQGVGK; encoded by the coding sequence ATGGATAAGCGTGAAGTTGTCGCATCCGTTAAGGATGAGAAGTTAATTGAAAAGCGTAGGGAGCAGATGATTAAAGGTGCAGTCAATCTTTTTAAAGAAAAAGGATTTCACCGCACTACAACAAGGGAGATTGCCAGGTCTGCCGGCTTTAGTATCGGTACGTTATATGAATATATCCGCCAAAAAGAGGATGTTCTTTACTTAGTTTGTGACAGCATTTATGACCAGGTTCATGCCCGTTTAGAGGAAGATATTGATACGAAGCAAGGTACAATTGAAAGCTTAAAACGAGCGATCCACAATTATTTTATCGTGATGGATGAAATGCAGGATGAAGTGCTTGTGATGTATCAGGAGGTCAAGTCATTATCTAAGGACGCTCTGCCATATGTGTTGAAAAAGGAAATGGAAATGGTTGGGATGTTTAAAAAAATCGTGAAAGACTGTGTGCAAAATGGGGAACTCATGTTATCAGATCCAGAATGTGATTTAATTGCTCACAATATTTTTGTGAAAGGCCAAATGTGGGGCTTTAGACGCTGGGCCCTTCACAAAATGTATACACTTGAAGATTACATTGAGCTGCAAACAAAGGTTATTTTACAAGGGGTTGGGAAGTAA
- a CDS encoding acyl-CoA dehydrogenase — protein sequence MNLHFTEEQIMMQKMVREFAKAEIEPFVEEMEKGVFPSSILQKMAGLGLMGIPIPTEYNGANMDYTSYIMAIHEIAKVSATVAVILSVHTSVATYPILMFGNEEQKNNYVKKLATGEHLGAFCLTEPSSGSDAASMKTKAMKKDDHYLLNGSKVFITNGGEADIYIVFARTSEDKGSNGISAFIIEKGTPGFLIGKDEHKMGLNGSRTTELIFENARVPLENLLGKEGEGFKIAMANLDGGRIGIAAQALGIAEAALEKATAYAQERKQFGKPIAAQQGISFKLADMATNVEAAKLLVYQAAWLKEQGLPCGKQAAMAKLFASKTAMEVTTEAIQIFGGYGYTKDYPVERYFRDAKVCEIYEGTSEIQRIVISKHLVKEK from the coding sequence ATGAATCTACATTTTACAGAAGAGCAAATAATGATGCAAAAAATGGTACGTGAATTTGCAAAAGCAGAAATTGAACCATTTGTGGAAGAGATGGAAAAAGGGGTATTTCCATCCTCTATTCTTCAAAAAATGGCGGGACTTGGTTTAATGGGGATTCCAATTCCGACCGAATATAACGGGGCGAACATGGACTATACCTCTTATATTATGGCCATACATGAAATAGCCAAAGTAAGTGCGACAGTAGCTGTTATTTTATCTGTTCACACATCTGTTGCAACCTATCCAATTCTCATGTTTGGCAATGAAGAGCAAAAAAACAACTATGTAAAAAAGCTTGCAACAGGGGAGCATCTAGGAGCTTTTTGCTTAACAGAACCAAGCTCTGGATCTGACGCGGCAAGTATGAAAACAAAAGCAATGAAAAAGGATGATCACTATCTATTAAATGGATCAAAAGTATTTATTACAAATGGTGGTGAAGCTGACATATATATTGTTTTTGCCCGAACGAGCGAGGACAAAGGAAGCAATGGCATATCGGCGTTCATCATTGAAAAAGGAACACCGGGATTTCTTATCGGAAAAGATGAACACAAAATGGGGTTAAATGGGTCACGAACTACTGAGCTGATTTTTGAGAATGCTAGAGTACCGCTTGAAAACCTTCTAGGAAAAGAGGGTGAGGGCTTTAAGATTGCGATGGCAAACTTAGACGGCGGCCGAATTGGCATTGCTGCTCAAGCACTTGGAATTGCCGAGGCTGCACTAGAGAAGGCAACAGCGTATGCCCAGGAACGCAAGCAGTTTGGCAAGCCAATCGCAGCTCAGCAAGGAATTTCCTTTAAGCTTGCGGATATGGCAACAAATGTAGAAGCTGCGAAATTATTAGTTTATCAAGCTGCATGGTTAAAAGAACAAGGACTTCCATGTGGCAAGCAGGCTGCGATGGCAAAGCTATTTGCTTCAAAAACAGCAATGGAGGTCACCACAGAGGCAATCCAAATCTTTGGTGGCTATGGCTATACAAAGGATTACCCGGTGGAGCGGTATTTCCGTGATGCGAAGGTTTGTGAAATTTATGAAGGTACTAGTGAAATTCAGCGAATTGTCATCAGTAAACATTTGGTGAAAGAAAAATAA
- a CDS encoding ABC transporter substrate-binding protein, whose translation MKSKKKWLASGLSLALAFSLAACSGGDKKESASEGGGSGDEKVELNFWAFGATGYEELVKEYQEQNPNVTIKFKSSETAEHHDALFTALSAGSGAPDIAMLEVDQFDRFKAAQDRFANLYDLGAKDVQDQYLDWKWNAGENEGGDFLFGLPTDIGPKALYYRTDVFEAAGLPTEPAEVEALINSPEAFKEAGLQVKEKTGKPFVDSIEMAYRALLDPSVEQYLNPDGELILDKEGSSVKKAYDYAVELNEAGIVGKFEMWTPEWSNAVNTGEFAAELGAGWLKGWMEGNAPDASGKFKVATLPTEFAANWGGSYIAIPSETENAQAAYDFVEWLVSPENQLKSFQSNGLFPSAPAVYEMEEFASNQDEFFGGQVTSEVFAQAAQDIEGAVFKGEKYFPIHQEILNALKNVQDGADPEKEWKAAVKRAQDLVNR comes from the coding sequence ATGAAAAGCAAGAAAAAATGGTTAGCTTCTGGTTTGTCTTTAGCTTTAGCATTTTCGTTAGCTGCATGTAGTGGTGGCGATAAGAAAGAATCTGCTTCAGAGGGCGGCGGAAGTGGAGATGAAAAAGTAGAACTAAACTTCTGGGCTTTCGGTGCAACAGGCTATGAAGAGTTAGTAAAAGAATATCAAGAACAAAATCCAAACGTAACTATAAAGTTTAAATCTTCCGAAACAGCTGAACATCATGATGCATTATTCACAGCTTTATCTGCTGGTAGTGGTGCTCCTGATATCGCAATGCTAGAAGTAGATCAATTTGATCGTTTCAAAGCAGCTCAAGATCGCTTTGCAAACTTATATGATCTTGGTGCAAAAGACGTTCAAGATCAATACCTAGATTGGAAATGGAATGCTGGTGAAAATGAAGGAGGAGACTTCTTATTCGGTCTTCCAACTGATATTGGTCCTAAAGCATTATACTACCGTACAGATGTATTCGAAGCAGCTGGTCTACCAACTGAGCCTGCTGAAGTAGAAGCATTAATTAATTCTCCAGAAGCTTTTAAAGAAGCTGGATTACAAGTAAAAGAGAAAACTGGTAAACCTTTCGTAGACAGTATTGAAATGGCTTACAGAGCACTTCTTGATCCTTCAGTTGAACAATACCTAAATCCTGATGGTGAATTAATCCTTGACAAAGAGGGTAGTTCAGTTAAAAAAGCATACGATTATGCAGTTGAATTAAATGAAGCTGGAATCGTTGGTAAGTTTGAAATGTGGACACCTGAATGGTCAAATGCCGTTAACACTGGTGAATTCGCTGCTGAATTAGGTGCTGGCTGGTTAAAAGGCTGGATGGAAGGTAATGCTCCAGATGCTTCTGGTAAGTTCAAAGTAGCTACATTACCAACTGAATTTGCTGCAAACTGGGGTGGATCTTACATCGCAATCCCAAGTGAAACTGAAAATGCACAAGCTGCATATGATTTCGTTGAATGGTTAGTATCACCTGAAAATCAATTAAAATCTTTCCAAAGCAATGGATTATTCCCATCTGCGCCAGCTGTATATGAAATGGAAGAATTCGCTTCTAACCAAGATGAGTTCTTTGGTGGTCAAGTAACATCTGAAGTATTTGCTCAAGCAGCACAAGATATCGAAGGTGCCGTTTTCAAAGGTGAAAAATACTTCCCAATACACCAAGAAATTCTAAATGCTCTTAAAAACGTTCAAGACGGTGCGGATCCAGAAAAAGAATGGAAAGCTGCTGTTAAACGTGCGCAAGATTTAGTAAATCGTTAA
- a CDS encoding CTP synthase encodes MTKYIFVTGGVVSSLGKGITAASLGRLLKNRGISVTIQKFDPYINVDPGTMSPYQHGEVFVTGDGAETDLDLGHYERFIDENLTKFNNVTTGRIYSTVLKKERRGDYLGGTVQVIPHITNEIKDKVFRAGKETGADVVITEIGGTVGDIESLPFLEAIRQVKSDVGRDNVMYIHCTLVPYIKAAGEMKTKPTQHSVKELRSLGIQPNVIVVRTEMPISQDMKDKIALFCDIDKNAVIECRDAETLYSIPLDLQDQNLDTIVCNHLKLNCNDADMTEWKELVQRVTNLSKTTKIALVGKYVELQDAYISVVEALRHAGYEYDSDIEIKWVNAEELTSENVKDQLADVDGILVPGGFGDRGVEGKIVATNYARVNKVPFLGICLGMQVASIEYARNVLGLAGANSAEIDPNTAYPVIDLLPEQKDVEDLGGTLRLGLSPSKLQEGTRAFEAYQDEVIYERHRHRYEFNNEYRQAMEEAGFVFSGTTPDGRLVEIIEVKEHPWFVASQFHPEFTSRPTRPQPLFRDFVRASLTAAEK; translated from the coding sequence ATGACAAAGTATATTTTTGTAACAGGTGGAGTTGTATCATCTTTAGGTAAAGGGATCACAGCTGCATCACTAGGAAGATTATTAAAAAACCGTGGGATCAGTGTAACGATTCAAAAATTCGATCCGTACATAAATGTGGACCCGGGAACAATGAGTCCGTATCAGCACGGTGAAGTATTCGTAACAGGAGACGGTGCAGAAACAGACTTAGACTTAGGCCATTATGAGCGTTTTATTGATGAAAACCTAACTAAATTTAACAACGTGACAACAGGTAGAATCTATTCAACTGTTCTAAAGAAAGAGCGCCGTGGTGACTATCTAGGTGGAACTGTTCAGGTTATTCCGCACATCACAAATGAAATCAAAGACAAAGTATTTCGCGCTGGTAAAGAAACAGGTGCAGATGTTGTTATCACAGAGATTGGTGGAACAGTAGGAGATATCGAATCACTACCTTTCCTAGAAGCAATCCGCCAAGTGAAAAGTGATGTTGGCCGTGACAATGTGATGTATATCCACTGTACACTTGTACCATATATTAAAGCTGCTGGTGAAATGAAAACTAAACCAACTCAGCACAGTGTTAAAGAATTAAGAAGTCTTGGTATTCAACCAAATGTGATCGTTGTTCGTACAGAGATGCCAATTTCTCAAGATATGAAAGATAAAATTGCGTTATTCTGTGATATTGATAAAAACGCAGTGATCGAGTGCCGTGATGCAGAAACGTTATACAGCATCCCACTAGATCTTCAAGATCAAAACTTAGATACAATTGTATGCAATCACTTGAAACTAAATTGCAATGACGCGGATATGACAGAATGGAAAGAGCTTGTACAACGTGTTACGAACCTTTCAAAAACAACAAAAATTGCTCTTGTTGGGAAGTATGTTGAACTGCAAGATGCATATATTTCTGTTGTTGAAGCACTTCGCCACGCTGGATATGAATATGATTCTGATATTGAAATCAAATGGGTAAACGCAGAAGAATTAACATCTGAAAACGTAAAAGATCAGCTTGCAGATGTTGATGGTATTTTAGTTCCTGGTGGCTTCGGTGACCGCGGTGTTGAAGGGAAAATCGTTGCAACGAACTATGCACGTGTTAATAAAGTGCCATTCTTAGGAATTTGCTTAGGTATGCAAGTGGCTTCAATTGAATATGCTCGTAATGTATTAGGCTTAGCGGGAGCAAATTCTGCTGAAATTGATCCTAACACAGCTTATCCAGTTATTGACTTACTTCCTGAGCAAAAAGATGTTGAAGACTTAGGTGGAACATTACGTCTTGGATTATCTCCAAGTAAGCTTCAAGAGGGAACTCGTGCATTCGAGGCATACCAAGATGAGGTGATTTATGAGCGTCATCGCCATCGTTATGAGTTCAATAATGAATATCGTCAAGCAATGGAAGAAGCAGGCTTTGTTTTCTCTGGTACAACACCGGACGGCCGCTTAGTTGAAATTATTGAAGTGAAAGAACATCCTTGGTTTGTTGCATCACAGTTCCATCCGGAATTTACATCAAGACCTACAAGACCACAGCCACTATTCCGTGACTTTGTTCGCGCATCATTAACGGCTGCTGAAAAATGA
- the rpoE gene encoding DNA-directed RNA polymerase subunit delta — MSLKQLTEEQIKEMAMVEVAYELFLEARKPYVFSDLVKEIADLLGLSQQQVEDKIAQFYTDINIDGRFICVGENMWGLRTWYPYEQIEEEIVPVAKPKKKKSKKADDEDLDDVYDELDEEDLEYDDIDEYDDSDDDEEEDDFDDIDDADDLDEDEDDDDLIDDDYDDDLDDDDEEDDDFDDDSDEEK, encoded by the coding sequence TTGAGTCTAAAACAATTAACAGAAGAACAAATAAAAGAAATGGCAATGGTTGAGGTTGCCTATGAACTTTTCTTAGAAGCAAGAAAACCTTACGTATTTAGTGATTTAGTAAAAGAAATTGCTGATCTTCTAGGATTATCACAGCAACAAGTAGAAGATAAAATTGCTCAATTTTATACAGACATCAACATCGATGGCCGTTTTATTTGTGTTGGTGAAAACATGTGGGGATTACGCACATGGTATCCATACGAGCAAATTGAAGAAGAAATCGTTCCTGTTGCAAAACCTAAAAAGAAAAAATCGAAAAAAGCAGACGATGAAGATCTGGATGATGTATACGATGAGCTTGATGAGGAAGACCTCGAATATGACGATATCGATGAATACGATGATTCAGATGACGACGAAGAAGAAGATGATTTTGATGATATAGATGATGCAGACGATCTAGATGAAGATGAAGATGATGATGATTTAATCGACGATGACTATGATGACGACCTTGATGATGATGACGAAGAAGACGACGATTTTGATGATGATTCAGACGAAGAAAAATAA